A genomic stretch from Desulfotignum balticum DSM 7044 includes:
- a CDS encoding aminotransferase class III-fold pyridoxal phosphate-dependent enzyme, whose translation MAQKYSSIRITTAQAARIARQLYQVSGDIMPLPGELDFNFKITGGRQSYILKISRPGVSSGYIQFQQALLDHVNTSTIPVVCPKTVLGVDGKSITSILDDAGNPRLVRLLTWIDGRLWSDVNPVTDQLLKSLGRQAGQVTKALQGFDHDLAHRNLVWDLAQAGWTRDHRHLFSGEQQEIIDFFYHRFTQIQPVYQGLRKSVVHNDANDNNVVVTEDRVCPEVTAIIDYGDAVYTQTVNDLAVAVAYAVMGKPDPLAAALCVVKGYHAAFPLEAPELALLHTLVAMRLVISVTKSALNRIKEPENTYLRISEKPAWDLLAQWRAVDEALAHYSFRQACGMTPHPGESGFVNWAGRCDTQFSDLLGNGSADSGAAPVPVSVDLSVGSPWLGHAKDYTDPARLAFELGCLSRQKKGAVPAGGYLECRAEPFLKTHETGMEAQGAVRAEGNSGPVCRSLHLGMDVWAMAGTPVHALFEGRVVHVRMEANDGPATETEIDTKAGGETETKTATGIGAPAGSAELVLAHRTPVGMRFYTLYGGLDPECLSRLDKELAVEKGETLGMVAPRTAVNPRVPHLHFQVMLDLLGQGCAFPRAVFPDQREVWKSICPDPNLFFRNRCLAPAPAEDMNTVLAYRRQHLGKSLSLSYDTPLKIVRGSGAFLIDETGRRFLDTVNNVAHVGHEHPRVVNAGQAQMAVLNTNTRYLHDSINRFAQALLATCPDPLSVVHFVNSGSEANELALRMARAVTGHRDMIAVEVGYHGNTGACIDISSYKFDGKGGQGAPAHTHIVPLPDAFRGLYRGPDTGEKYAAHIREQIGQVHAAGRGVAGFICESIISCGGQIELPHGYLKTAYDAVRQAKGVCIADEVQVGCGRMGHTFWAFELHGVVPDIVTIGKPIGNGHPLAAVVCTRKVADAFANGMEYFNTFGGNPVSCTIGRKVLQVIADEGLQENARSTGEYLKAGLRDLQKRFPVIGDVRGQGLFLGFELVDEILQPLGNQAEYLADRMRDLGILMSTDGRDHNVLKIKPPMVFSRANADELLFRLETVLSEDAMAV comes from the coding sequence ATGGCACAGAAATATTCATCCATACGCATTACTACCGCCCAGGCAGCCAGGATCGCCCGGCAGTTGTATCAGGTGTCCGGGGATATCATGCCGCTGCCCGGAGAACTGGATTTTAATTTTAAAATCACAGGCGGCCGGCAAAGTTACATACTCAAAATCAGCCGTCCGGGAGTGTCTTCCGGCTATATTCAATTTCAGCAGGCTTTGCTGGACCATGTGAATACATCAACGATCCCCGTGGTCTGCCCGAAAACGGTTTTGGGCGTGGACGGCAAATCCATTACCAGCATTCTGGATGATGCCGGAAACCCACGGCTGGTCCGGTTGCTGACCTGGATTGACGGCCGGCTGTGGTCTGATGTCAACCCGGTCACCGATCAGTTGCTGAAGAGTCTGGGCCGCCAGGCCGGGCAGGTGACAAAGGCATTGCAGGGGTTTGACCATGACCTGGCCCACCGTAACCTGGTATGGGACCTGGCACAGGCCGGCTGGACCCGGGATCACCGGCATCTGTTTTCTGGAGAACAGCAGGAGATCATTGATTTTTTTTATCACCGGTTTACACAGATTCAGCCCGTTTATCAGGGGTTGCGTAAAAGTGTGGTGCACAACGATGCCAATGACAACAACGTGGTGGTGACAGAAGATCGGGTTTGTCCGGAAGTTACAGCCATTATTGATTATGGGGATGCCGTGTACACCCAGACCGTCAATGACCTGGCCGTGGCTGTGGCTTACGCGGTCATGGGCAAACCGGACCCGCTGGCCGCGGCCCTTTGTGTGGTCAAAGGGTATCATGCGGCATTTCCTCTGGAAGCACCGGAGCTGGCCCTGCTACATACTCTGGTGGCCATGCGCCTGGTGATCAGTGTCACGAAATCGGCCCTCAACCGGATCAAAGAGCCGGAAAACACCTATCTGCGGATCAGTGAAAAACCAGCCTGGGATCTGCTGGCACAGTGGCGGGCCGTGGATGAAGCTTTGGCCCATTACAGTTTCAGGCAGGCATGCGGCATGACGCCTCATCCCGGAGAATCCGGTTTTGTGAATTGGGCCGGCAGATGTGATACACAGTTTTCAGATCTGCTGGGAAATGGAAGCGCGGATTCAGGTGCCGCACCAGTGCCGGTTTCCGTGGATCTGAGTGTGGGAAGCCCATGGCTGGGGCATGCAAAAGATTATACAGATCCGGCCCGGCTGGCCTTTGAGCTGGGTTGTCTTTCCCGGCAGAAGAAGGGGGCCGTTCCGGCGGGCGGATACCTGGAGTGCCGGGCCGAACCGTTTCTGAAAACCCATGAGACCGGCATGGAAGCACAAGGGGCCGTCCGGGCCGAGGGCAACAGCGGACCGGTCTGCCGCAGCCTGCATCTGGGCATGGATGTGTGGGCCATGGCCGGAACCCCGGTCCACGCCCTGTTTGAAGGCCGGGTGGTCCACGTCCGGATGGAGGCCAATGACGGCCCTGCAACGGAAACTGAAATAGACACAAAAGCAGGAGGAGAAACGGAAACTAAAACGGCCACTGGCATTGGCGCTCCGGCGGGCAGTGCCGAGCTGGTCCTGGCACACCGCACCCCCGTCGGCATGCGGTTTTATACTCTTTACGGCGGCTTGGACCCGGAATGCCTGAGCCGGCTGGACAAGGAACTGGCTGTAGAAAAAGGGGAGACACTGGGAATGGTGGCCCCCCGGACAGCAGTCAACCCCCGGGTGCCGCATCTGCATTTTCAGGTGATGCTGGATTTGCTGGGGCAGGGATGTGCGTTTCCACGGGCGGTGTTTCCGGATCAGAGGGAGGTGTGGAAAAGCATCTGCCCGGACCCCAACCTGTTTTTCAGAAACCGGTGCCTGGCGCCGGCTCCGGCAGAGGACATGAACACGGTCCTGGCATACCGCCGGCAGCACTTAGGCAAGAGTCTGAGCCTGTCCTATGACACCCCGCTCAAGATCGTCCGGGGCAGCGGGGCATTTTTGATCGATGAAACCGGCCGGCGTTTTCTGGATACTGTGAACAACGTGGCCCATGTGGGCCATGAACATCCCCGGGTGGTGAACGCCGGTCAGGCCCAGATGGCCGTGCTCAACACCAACACCCGGTACCTGCATGACAGCATCAACCGGTTTGCCCAAGCCCTGCTGGCGACCTGTCCCGATCCGTTGTCCGTGGTGCATTTCGTGAATTCCGGCAGCGAGGCCAATGAACTGGCTTTGCGCATGGCAAGAGCGGTCACCGGACACCGGGACATGATCGCCGTGGAAGTGGGATATCACGGCAATACCGGGGCCTGCATCGATATCAGCTCCTACAAGTTTGACGGCAAAGGCGGGCAGGGGGCCCCGGCCCATACCCATATCGTGCCGCTGCCCGATGCGTTCCGGGGCCTGTACCGGGGGCCGGATACCGGTGAAAAATATGCCGCCCATATCCGGGAACAGATTGGGCAGGTTCACGCGGCCGGAAGAGGCGTGGCCGGGTTCATCTGCGAGAGCATCATCAGCTGCGGGGGACAGATCGAGCTACCGCACGGATATTTGAAAACCGCGTATGACGCGGTACGCCAGGCCAAAGGCGTATGCATCGCCGATGAGGTGCAGGTGGGATGCGGCCGGATGGGGCACACATTCTGGGCGTTTGAGCTGCATGGGGTGGTGCCGGACATCGTCACCATCGGCAAACCCATCGGCAACGGACATCCCCTGGCCGCAGTGGTGTGCACCCGAAAAGTGGCGGATGCGTTTGCCAACGGCATGGAGTATTTCAACACTTTTGGCGGGAATCCGGTTTCCTGCACCATCGGCCGAAAGGTGCTGCAGGTGATTGCGGATGAAGGGCTTCAGGAAAACGCACGATCCACCGGAGAATACCTGAAAGCCGGGCTGCGGGATTTACAGAAACGGTTTCCGGTTATCGGGGATGTGCGGGGCCAGGGGCTGTTTCTGGGGTTTGAACTGGTGGATGAAATCCTTCAGCCCCTGGGAAACCAGGCTGAATATCTGGCCGACCGCATGCGGGACTTAGGCATTCTCATGAGCACGGACGGCCGGGACCACAATGTGCTCAAGATCAAGCCGCCAATGGTGTTTTCCAGAGCAAATGCGGATGAGCTGCTGTTCCGGCTGGAAACCGTGCTGAGCGAGGATGCCATGGCGGTTTGA
- a CDS encoding acyl-CoA thioesterase, which translates to MARISLTLPDTFAYFTELTVRIQDINYGNHVGNDAFVSLLHEARIRYFNYLGYSETDIEGCAIVISDLAVVYKAQARHKDRLKIQMSAGEFNKYGCDIFYRVTRVPDNTLVLEAKTGIVFFNYLENKVVRMPEAFVSAVT; encoded by the coding sequence ATGGCCAGAATATCTCTGACTCTGCCTGACACGTTTGCCTATTTCACCGAACTGACCGTCCGGATTCAGGACATCAATTACGGCAATCATGTGGGAAACGATGCGTTTGTCTCACTTCTGCATGAAGCCAGGATCCGGTATTTCAACTATCTGGGGTATTCGGAAACCGATATCGAAGGCTGTGCCATCGTTATTTCCGACCTGGCCGTGGTTTACAAAGCCCAGGCCCGGCACAAAGACCGGCTCAAAATCCAGATGTCAGCCGGGGAGTTCAACAAATACGGCTGCGATATCTTTTACCGGGTGACCCGTGTTCCAGACAACACCCTGGTTCTGGAAGCCAAAACCGGGATCGTGTTTTTCAATTATCTTGAAAACAAGGTTGTCCGGATGCCGGAAGCGTTTGTCTCAGCGGTCACGTAA
- a CDS encoding (Fe-S)-binding protein — protein sequence METAILEKDTELSRLLNRLTQGDNIDECLTCGICNSRCTWFDQQGGPVPRQIVRMAVLGLEQELVDSRMLWDCLICNRCTQDCPMGIDMDQVVTRGRSLAAARNQIPEDISKGIDHRLAHRNVNGLTTEEFVDTVEWIDEEFADDMEDPKARILHDQPDCKFLYLPNPRELGVNPLHLTAMARLFYAMKETWTLSSDHTDVTNWGYFVGNHEVEEQIARRVVETAEALNIDTLVLSECGHAYHVLKCRIAKLLGREPGFRIISIPELCVEYAKKGVLKFDPKVHPYEIAYHDPCNIARKSGGYDAPRELLAMCCKGVRELVPNRENGVCCGGGGGMLQDSDTTKKRMITGRPKADQMRATGLEHLATACLSCHRQLGELSTHYELGMKVDTVAALASECLVL from the coding sequence ATGGAAACTGCCATCCTTGAAAAAGATACGGAACTGAGCCGGCTGCTCAACCGGCTGACCCAGGGGGACAATATTGATGAATGTCTGACCTGCGGGATATGCAACTCCCGGTGCACCTGGTTTGACCAGCAAGGCGGCCCTGTGCCGAGGCAGATCGTTCGCATGGCAGTACTGGGACTGGAACAGGAACTGGTGGACTCCCGGATGCTCTGGGACTGTCTGATCTGTAACCGGTGCACCCAGGACTGTCCCATGGGCATTGACATGGACCAGGTGGTGACCCGGGGAAGGAGTCTGGCTGCGGCCAGAAATCAGATCCCGGAAGATATCAGCAAGGGCATTGACCACCGGCTGGCACACAGGAATGTCAACGGCCTGACCACCGAGGAATTTGTGGACACCGTGGAATGGATCGATGAAGAGTTTGCCGATGACATGGAGGACCCAAAAGCCCGGATTCTTCATGATCAGCCGGATTGCAAATTTCTGTATCTCCCCAATCCCCGGGAACTGGGCGTCAATCCGCTGCATCTCACCGCCATGGCCAGACTGTTCTATGCCATGAAAGAAACCTGGACCCTGTCCAGTGATCACACCGATGTCACCAACTGGGGCTATTTTGTCGGAAACCACGAGGTTGAAGAACAGATTGCCCGCCGGGTGGTGGAAACGGCTGAAGCCCTGAACATCGACACCCTGGTTTTAAGTGAATGCGGTCATGCCTATCATGTGCTCAAATGCAGGATCGCAAAATTACTGGGCCGAGAACCAGGGTTTCGCATCATCAGCATACCGGAGCTGTGTGTGGAATATGCAAAAAAAGGGGTGCTCAAATTTGATCCCAAAGTCCATCCCTATGAAATCGCGTATCACGATCCCTGCAACATCGCCCGGAAATCCGGCGGCTATGATGCACCCAGGGAACTTTTGGCCATGTGCTGCAAAGGGGTCCGGGAACTGGTGCCCAACCGGGAGAACGGGGTCTGCTGCGGCGGCGGGGGCGGCATGCTCCAGGATTCCGACACCACGAAAAAACGGATGATCACCGGCAGGCCCAAGGCGGACCAGATGCGGGCCACAGGCCTGGAACACCTGGCCACAGCCTGCCTGTCCTGCCACCGGCAGCTGGGGGAACTGTCCACCCATTACGAGCTGGGCATGAAAGTGGATACCGTGGCGGCCCTGGCATCGGAATGCCTGGTGCTGTAA
- a CDS encoding hydrogenase iron-sulfur subunit → MTHSSDSVLVLGGGIAGMAAAQTLGDSNVQVHLVEAADHLGGNAASWACMATDECRQCGACLADDMVHQTGGHTNISVHLNTTLDRLEKTGDGFAARLTSGETVTPGRIILATGFTPFDPSVLSSLQFDNQDKVITTARLNQMLKAETLSDFLGNITQPKIAFIQCVGSRNRKLDRDFCSQVCCKISLRHSDKLLHLLPDADITLYHMDLQTIGKETRCLAADLSTRMTLAQGVPAEILTDPDTGRLRVVVEDPDAGTRVARNFDLVVLSIGMSPSDELNRLAGQLNVRPNHWGFFNTPDASLADGIHVAGCAAGPKDILGSRQEGWTAAAAVLRELGHDPAQKADVLVWGDGPKADPIARSLAENGHTTVCFGRGEAADGLTFMDPGKILSVDGTAGRFTVRYEQEGGRNTLTCRAIIAAPAPEYRTAADQAALSGALDLTAFARIPAGQLPEQIAILLDYFTPETKAGSRLALNKALEARNAGRKITVIMNKMLVHGAQGQQMYDQARKAGVKFLRYNAQKDIQIQKTDTGFSLTLDEATLPGTSVTLHCDQLVVPAAPVPGPGIDNAARLLRQEKDREGFLQSPNVRHRLTHSPRKGIYFAGPAHDDVDDTDLSAELDGIMADLDFPGPAQNTGVEINQKKCAQCLTCLRICPHQAIFLNAKDRPEIVPNACFGCHLCVVNCPALAIESASCTPDRIAAQAEKGQVVVLACQRSAALAAGSLALPDPIRLISVPCASSAGVNLMLKLLVNGAAKVIVAGCHDGNCRSMNGSTKARKEVSRLQTLPGITPDQVTWHSVAANEPQRFARIISNTRIL, encoded by the coding sequence ATGACACACTCTTCTGACAGTGTTCTGGTTTTAGGAGGAGGCATTGCCGGCATGGCGGCGGCCCAGACGCTGGGAGACAGCAATGTTCAGGTCCATCTGGTGGAAGCGGCCGATCACTTAGGGGGAAATGCCGCCTCCTGGGCCTGCATGGCCACGGATGAATGCCGGCAGTGCGGGGCCTGCCTGGCCGATGACATGGTTCACCAGACCGGCGGTCACACAAATATTTCCGTGCATCTGAACACCACCCTGGACCGGCTGGAAAAAACCGGCGACGGTTTCGCCGCCCGCCTGACTTCGGGAGAGACGGTGACCCCTGGCCGGATTATTCTGGCCACCGGATTCACCCCGTTTGATCCATCTGTTCTGTCCAGCCTTCAATTTGACAACCAGGACAAAGTCATCACCACGGCCCGGCTGAACCAGATGCTCAAGGCGGAAACCCTGAGTGATTTTCTGGGAAATATCACGCAGCCGAAAATCGCTTTTATCCAGTGTGTCGGCTCCAGAAACCGGAAACTGGACCGGGATTTCTGTTCCCAGGTCTGCTGTAAAATTTCTTTGCGCCATTCAGACAAGCTGCTGCATCTGCTGCCGGACGCAGACATCACCCTGTATCACATGGACTTGCAGACCATCGGCAAGGAGACCCGTTGTCTGGCGGCTGATCTTTCCACCCGGATGACCCTGGCCCAGGGAGTTCCCGCGGAAATCCTCACAGATCCGGACACGGGCCGCTTACGCGTCGTTGTAGAAGATCCGGACGCAGGCACCAGAGTCGCCAGAAACTTTGATCTGGTTGTCCTGTCCATCGGCATGTCCCCATCTGACGAACTGAACCGGTTGGCCGGTCAATTGAATGTCCGTCCGAACCATTGGGGATTTTTCAATACCCCGGATGCCTCCCTGGCTGACGGCATCCATGTGGCCGGCTGCGCCGCCGGTCCCAAAGATATTTTGGGGTCCCGGCAAGAGGGCTGGACAGCTGCGGCAGCCGTTTTAAGAGAACTGGGGCATGATCCTGCCCAAAAAGCGGATGTCCTGGTGTGGGGGGACGGCCCCAAGGCGGATCCCATCGCCCGGAGCCTGGCAGAAAACGGTCACACCACGGTCTGTTTCGGCCGGGGCGAGGCGGCGGATGGGCTCACGTTCATGGATCCGGGCAAAATCCTGAGTGTGGACGGCACCGCCGGGCGTTTCACCGTGCGATATGAACAGGAAGGGGGGCGAAATACCCTGACATGCCGGGCCATCATCGCGGCCCCGGCACCGGAATACCGGACTGCTGCCGACCAGGCAGCTTTAAGCGGCGCCCTGGATCTCACCGCGTTCGCCCGCATCCCGGCCGGGCAACTGCCGGAACAGATCGCCATCCTGCTGGATTATTTTACCCCTGAAACCAAAGCCGGATCACGTCTCGCACTGAACAAAGCCCTGGAAGCCCGGAACGCCGGCCGCAAAATCACGGTGATCATGAATAAAATGCTGGTTCACGGGGCCCAGGGCCAACAGATGTACGATCAGGCCCGCAAGGCCGGGGTCAAATTTCTCAGATACAATGCACAGAAAGATATTCAGATCCAAAAAACAGACACCGGATTCTCCCTGACTCTGGATGAAGCGACCCTGCCCGGAACGTCCGTCACCCTGCACTGCGATCAACTGGTGGTCCCCGCAGCGCCTGTGCCCGGCCCCGGAATTGACAACGCGGCCCGGCTGCTCAGGCAGGAAAAAGACAGGGAAGGATTTCTCCAGTCCCCCAATGTCCGCCACCGCCTGACCCATAGCCCCCGAAAAGGCATCTATTTTGCGGGACCTGCCCATGATGACGTGGATGATACTGATCTGTCAGCTGAACTGGACGGCATTATGGCGGATCTGGACTTTCCCGGTCCCGCTCAGAATACCGGTGTGGAGATCAATCAGAAAAAATGTGCCCAGTGCCTGACCTGTCTGCGCATCTGCCCCCACCAGGCCATTTTCCTCAATGCAAAAGACCGGCCTGAAATCGTTCCAAACGCCTGTTTCGGATGTCATTTGTGCGTGGTCAACTGTCCGGCCCTGGCCATTGAATCCGCATCATGCACCCCGGACCGGATTGCGGCACAGGCCGAAAAAGGCCAGGTGGTGGTGCTGGCCTGTCAACGGTCGGCCGCACTGGCGGCAGGTTCCTTGGCCCTGCCGGACCCGATTCGTTTGATATCGGTCCCCTGCGCCAGTAGCGCCGGTGTGAATCTGATGCTCAAGCTGCTGGTCAACGGCGCCGCCAAAGTGATCGTGGCCGGGTGCCATGACGGTAACTGCCGGTCCATGAACGGCAGCACCAAGGCCCGGAAAGAAGTTTCCCGCTTGCAGACCCTGCCCGGCATCACCCCGGACCAGGTGACCTGGCATTCAGTGGCCGCCAATGAACCACAAAGATTCGCCCGCATCATTTCCAACACCCGGATTTTATAA
- a CDS encoding DEAD/DEAH box helicase — translation MSFQHLGLCAPLLRAVEAQGHTTPTPIQEKAIPKVLQGSDILAGAKTGTGKTAAFALPILQHLDQDKTNTRLPRALILTPTRELAAQVENDFKAYGRFLSLRTAVVFGGVNINPQIRQFQKGVDILVATPGRLLDHVGRKTLDLSQVTCLVLDEADRMLDMGFIHDIRKVIRCLPAKRQSMLFSATYTREIRNLADGLLKNPVQIEVSPGNTAPQAIDQEVYQVSQDGKRDLLSGLIRDGSWHQTLVFTRTKHRANRLTKQLLSDGITAAAIHGNKSQAARTRALADFKSGTVQTLVATDIAARGLDIKHLPHVVNFDLPHVAEDYIHRIGRTGRAGERGEALSLVSGDEQGLLANIQRLLKKQLPVRQTPVTEARKTSESTAQGRPVSEPVKPRQAPQKNRGKSAPAKPDKNRRPQHTSWLPTGLKPKRQAAAWSSV, via the coding sequence ATGTCGTTTCAACACCTGGGGCTTTGCGCCCCTTTGCTCCGTGCCGTTGAGGCACAGGGCCACACCACCCCCACACCCATTCAGGAAAAAGCCATCCCCAAAGTACTGCAAGGATCAGATATCCTTGCCGGTGCCAAAACCGGTACCGGGAAAACAGCGGCCTTTGCTTTGCCCATTCTTCAGCACCTGGACCAGGACAAAACAAACACCCGGCTGCCCAGAGCATTGATTCTGACCCCGACCCGGGAACTGGCCGCTCAAGTGGAAAATGATTTCAAAGCCTATGGCCGCTTTCTGTCCCTTCGCACGGCCGTGGTTTTCGGCGGGGTCAACATCAATCCCCAGATCCGGCAGTTCCAGAAAGGCGTGGATATCCTGGTGGCCACGCCGGGACGGCTCCTGGATCATGTGGGCAGAAAAACCCTGGATCTTTCCCAGGTCACCTGCCTGGTCCTGGATGAGGCGGACCGCATGCTGGACATGGGGTTTATCCATGATATCCGTAAAGTGATCAGATGTTTGCCGGCCAAACGCCAGAGCATGCTGTTTTCCGCCACCTATACCCGGGAAATCCGGAACCTGGCGGACGGGCTGCTGAAAAACCCGGTTCAAATTGAAGTGTCGCCCGGCAACACCGCGCCCCAGGCCATTGATCAGGAGGTATACCAGGTCTCCCAGGACGGCAAACGCGATCTTCTGTCCGGTTTGATCCGGGACGGCTCCTGGCACCAGACCCTGGTGTTTACCCGCACCAAACACCGGGCCAACCGGCTGACCAAACAACTGCTCAGCGACGGCATTACCGCAGCGGCCATCCACGGCAATAAAAGCCAGGCCGCCCGGACACGGGCGCTGGCGGATTTCAAAAGCGGGACCGTTCAGACGCTGGTGGCCACGGACATTGCGGCCCGGGGGTTGGATATCAAGCATCTGCCCCATGTGGTCAATTTTGATCTGCCCCATGTGGCTGAAGATTACATTCACCGCATCGGGCGTACCGGCCGGGCTGGTGAAAGAGGCGAAGCCCTGTCTCTGGTGAGCGGTGACGAACAGGGACTTTTGGCCAATATTCAGCGGCTGCTTAAAAAACAGCTGCCGGTCAGACAGACTCCGGTTACCGAGGCCCGGAAAACATCCGAGTCCACAGCTCAGGGCAGACCGGTTTCAGAACCGGTAAAACCCAGACAAGCCCCCCAAAAAAACCGGGGCAAATCCGCACCCGCCAAACCGGATAAAAATCGTCGCCCCCAGCATACCAGCTGGCTGCCCACCGGGCTTAAACCCAAAAGACAGGCAGCCGCCTGGTCATCGGTGTAA